One genomic window of Clostridioides sp. ES-S-0054-01 includes the following:
- the lepB gene encoding signal peptidase I: MGEAVKKEVVEWIKVIVIALVLAFAITRFIVPTIVKGESMYPTLVERDYLIVNRIAYKVGEPKYKDIIVFKTDLTEENGKKKDLVKRVIGVPGDHVKIQDSKVYVNDKLLDETSYIHDNRTDGDIDIVVPEGKLFAMGDNREKSLDSRYDEVGLVDEHAVLGKVLVRLYPFSNIGTID, encoded by the coding sequence GTGGGTGAAGCAGTTAAAAAAGAAGTTGTAGAATGGATAAAAGTGATTGTCATAGCTCTTGTTTTGGCATTTGCAATAACTCGTTTTATAGTGCCAACAATAGTTAAGGGAGAATCAATGTATCCTACACTAGTTGAACGTGACTATCTAATAGTTAATAGAATTGCGTACAAAGTGGGAGAGCCAAAATACAAAGATATAATAGTATTCAAAACCGACTTAACAGAGGAAAATGGAAAGAAAAAAGATTTAGTAAAAAGAGTTATAGGTGTTCCTGGTGACCATGTAAAAATACAAGACTCCAAGGTATATGTAAATGATAAGTTGTTAGATGAGACTTCCTATATACATGATAATCGTACTGATGGAGATATTGATATTGTAGTTCCAGAAGGAAAATTATTTGCAATGGGAGATAATAGAGAAAAAAGTTTAGATAGTAGATACGATGAGGTTGGATTGGTCGACGAGCATGCCGTTTTAGGAAAGGTTTTAGTCAGATTGTATCCATTTTCGAATATAGGGACTATTGACTAA
- the lepB gene encoding signal peptidase I: MNETIKEEIVEWIKIIITALFFAFIITRFIKPTLVNGESMYPTLKSHDYLVANRMTYKLSEPKCGDIMIFKTDLLQENGRKKELVKRVIGVPGDHLKIKDSKVYINGKLLNEVSYIHDNYTEGDIDMVIPKGKVFAMGDNREVSLDSRYKEVGLVDEENIKGKVILRVFPFTDIGIFE, translated from the coding sequence ATGAATGAAACTATTAAAGAAGAGATTGTAGAGTGGATAAAAATAATTATTACTGCACTTTTTTTTGCATTTATTATAACCCGTTTTATAAAACCAACACTAGTAAATGGAGAATCAATGTACCCGACGCTTAAGTCACATGACTATTTGGTAGCAAACAGGATGACATATAAATTATCAGAACCAAAATGTGGAGATATAATGATATTTAAGACTGACTTATTACAAGAGAATGGAAGAAAAAAAGAGCTTGTAAAAAGGGTTATAGGTGTACCTGGTGACCATCTAAAGATTAAGGATTCTAAGGTTTATATAAATGGCAAGTTATTAAATGAAGTTTCATATATACATGATAATTATACTGAAGGCGATATAGATATGGTGATTCCTAAGGGAAAAGTATTTGCGATGGGAGACAATAGAGAAGTTAGTTTAGACAGTAGATATAAAGAAGTGGGATTAGTAGATGAAGAAAATATTAAAGGAAAAGTTATTTTAAGGGTATTTCCTTTTACAGATATAGGTATTTTTGAGTAG
- a CDS encoding TIM barrel protein, which translates to MAVGIASLLFNLEEALNICENIKQITHLEIGIDNISECGDLCKYKERISKLELSVGIHLPMELNTCENIEYIRNSWINFIEKIEFELKGFDIRYFNLHLGYVMTSRVKKNRDKYLGISVDFLEKLNTNSYVCIENTYSKGGDFSNIGNISYDFEYIFKRIKNSKICFCYDTGHCLIDEDDYVKNLKDKIRLIHLSDNDGINDTHVGIGKGILSEEGIKEVLKLDAEYLVLEINYEDIEDTISKLNNIVGEG; encoded by the coding sequence ATGGCAGTTGGTATAGCATCCTTATTGTTTAATCTTGAGGAGGCTTTAAACATTTGTGAAAACATAAAGCAAATAACTCATTTGGAGATTGGAATTGACAATATATCTGAATGTGGCGATTTATGTAAATATAAAGAGAGAATTTCTAAGCTAGAATTATCTGTAGGGATACATTTGCCTATGGAGTTAAATACTTGCGAAAACATAGAGTATATACGAAATTCCTGGATAAATTTTATTGAGAAGATAGAATTTGAACTAAAAGGGTTTGATATAAGGTATTTTAACCTTCATTTGGGATATGTCATGACAAGTAGAGTTAAAAAGAATAGGGACAAATATTTAGGAATTAGTGTGGATTTTTTAGAGAAATTAAATACAAATTCGTATGTATGTATAGAGAATACTTATTCAAAAGGTGGGGATTTTTCAAATATTGGAAATATATCCTATGATTTTGAATATATATTTAAGAGGATTAAAAATTCTAAGATTTGTTTTTGTTACGATACTGGACATTGTTTAATTGATGAGGATGATTATGTAAAGAACTTAAAGGATAAAATAAGACTGATACATTTAAGTGATAATGATGGTATCAATGATACACATGTTGGTATAGGAAAAGGAATTTTATCTGAAGAGGGGATTAAAGAGGTCTTAAAATTAGATGCAGAATATTTAGTATTAGAAATAAATTACGAAGACATTGAAGATACTATAAGTAAATTGAATAATATTGTAGGAGAGGGTTAG